In one Oligoflexus sp. genomic region, the following are encoded:
- the lon gene encoding endopeptidase La, with protein MAATQVHDQPSSSAMQFPVMPVVDSVLFPGTFLPLSIDDERMIAAAEQALERPDRNLIALTLQNVNRSGLSFGGHDLARIGTQAVISRLQREHGRMNIILNGIQRVGVEKLIDHGHYFEARVKALDFQRDDDPEVTALMRETMKLIEQMNLYVVSETGQPIAELVHRISSPVTQIYLIAILLNLEMDKQQALLEASSKRELCRLAHAYVSYEFKVQKLREKIAGEVSVELGKEEKEYLLRRQLSEIRKELGDEATAREELRDLTERLEAKSFPPDVQVEVDKQVKRLSRLTDNASEYQIVRSHLELIADLPWTESTPDNFDLQRAQKILDDDHFGLKDIKERILEQLAVLKLNPKARAPILCFVGPPGVGKTSLGVSIARALERKFERMSLGGMHDEAELRGHRRTYIGAMPGRIIEAIRRAGTNNPLLMLDEVDKMRTDFSGDPAAALMEVLDPAQNHAFHDNYLDLPFDLSRVFFIATANSTDPIPKPLLDRMEVLRLSGYTLEEKIQIAQRYLLPRRIRDTGLQDGQLLVPDESMRSIIHDYTREAGVRELERRLAQIARKVAVRVAQGETEPVALEPSLLYPYLGPRLIFLEHIREKWSYGVATGLAWTEAGGDLIYIEACRLPQKKDDLRMTGHLGEVMRESVHTAISYIWSRADELESDPARHTQAGLHIHIPAGATPKDGPSAGLAVAVALASLYTERPARKDIAMTGEITLSGLVLPVGGIKDKILAAHRAGIREVILPKANERDLDELPASTRAEIRCHLVEDVNEALREAIPSLLLRPATER; from the coding sequence ATGGCTGCCACCCAGGTGCATGACCAGCCTTCGTCCTCCGCCATGCAGTTTCCCGTGATGCCGGTTGTGGACAGCGTGCTTTTTCCCGGCACCTTTTTGCCTCTGAGCATTGATGACGAACGCATGATCGCGGCCGCTGAGCAGGCCTTGGAACGTCCGGATCGTAACCTGATCGCGCTCACGCTCCAAAACGTCAACCGATCGGGACTGTCCTTCGGTGGCCACGACCTCGCGCGGATCGGCACGCAGGCTGTCATCAGTCGCCTGCAGCGTGAGCACGGCCGCATGAATATCATTTTGAACGGCATTCAGCGTGTGGGCGTTGAAAAGCTCATCGACCATGGACACTACTTCGAGGCGCGGGTCAAAGCCCTGGATTTTCAGCGTGATGATGATCCCGAGGTGACCGCCCTTATGCGGGAAACGATGAAGCTCATCGAGCAGATGAACCTTTATGTCGTTTCCGAGACGGGTCAGCCGATCGCCGAACTTGTGCATCGCATTTCCAGCCCTGTGACCCAGATCTATCTGATCGCAATCCTTTTGAATCTGGAGATGGATAAGCAGCAGGCGCTTCTGGAAGCCTCCAGCAAGCGGGAACTTTGCCGTCTTGCGCATGCTTATGTGTCCTATGAATTCAAGGTGCAGAAACTCCGCGAGAAAATCGCCGGCGAAGTTTCCGTGGAGCTGGGCAAAGAGGAAAAAGAGTATCTCTTGCGTCGTCAGCTGAGTGAGATTCGCAAGGAGCTGGGCGATGAGGCGACGGCCCGCGAGGAACTGCGGGATCTCACCGAACGCCTGGAAGCGAAGAGCTTTCCCCCGGACGTTCAGGTCGAAGTGGACAAGCAGGTCAAACGACTCAGTCGACTGACCGATAACGCGTCGGAGTATCAGATCGTCCGCTCGCACCTTGAACTGATTGCCGATCTGCCCTGGACCGAGAGCACGCCGGATAACTTTGATCTGCAAAGGGCCCAGAAGATCCTGGATGATGATCATTTCGGACTGAAGGATATCAAGGAAAGAATTCTGGAGCAGCTCGCTGTTCTGAAGCTGAACCCCAAGGCCAGGGCACCCATCCTTTGCTTCGTGGGCCCGCCTGGGGTCGGCAAGACCTCGCTCGGCGTCTCGATTGCCCGCGCTCTGGAACGGAAATTTGAACGGATGAGCCTGGGAGGCATGCATGATGAGGCCGAGCTGCGTGGTCATCGCCGCACCTATATCGGGGCCATGCCCGGTCGAATCATCGAAGCGATTCGCCGCGCCGGTACCAATAATCCCCTGCTGATGCTCGATGAGGTCGATAAAATGCGGACGGATTTTTCCGGTGATCCCGCGGCGGCTCTCATGGAAGTTCTTGACCCGGCTCAAAACCATGCCTTTCATGATAATTATTTGGACCTGCCTTTTGATCTTTCGCGGGTCTTTTTCATCGCGACAGCCAACAGCACGGATCCCATACCAAAGCCTCTGCTGGATCGCATGGAGGTCCTAAGGCTTTCCGGTTATACGCTCGAAGAAAAAATTCAGATCGCGCAGCGTTATCTTCTGCCGCGCCGCATTCGGGACACGGGCCTTCAGGACGGACAGCTTCTCGTTCCCGATGAAAGCATGCGGAGCATTATTCATGATTACACGCGTGAAGCCGGTGTTCGGGAATTGGAACGGCGGCTGGCACAAATCGCCCGCAAGGTAGCGGTGCGCGTGGCCCAAGGTGAAACAGAGCCTGTGGCTTTGGAGCCTTCGCTCCTTTATCCCTACCTCGGCCCGCGCCTTATATTTTTGGAGCATATCCGTGAAAAGTGGTCGTACGGCGTGGCCACAGGCCTTGCATGGACGGAGGCCGGCGGGGATCTTATTTATATCGAGGCCTGTCGTCTGCCGCAAAAAAAAGACGATCTTCGTATGACAGGTCACCTGGGTGAGGTCATGCGGGAATCAGTTCACACGGCGATCAGCTATATCTGGTCACGCGCTGATGAGCTGGAGTCCGATCCTGCGCGGCATACCCAGGCGGGTCTTCACATTCATATCCCTGCCGGGGCCACGCCCAAGGACGGGCCGTCGGCCGGACTTGCGGTGGCGGTGGCTCTGGCTTCCCTTTATACAGAAAGGCCAGCACGCAAGGATATTGCGATGACAGGCGAGATTACGTTAAGCGGATTGGTGCTGCCGGTCGGAGGGATCAAGGACAAGATACTGGCTGCACATCGCGCCGGCATTCGGGAGGTGATCCTGCCGAAGGCCAACGAGCGCGATCTGGATGAGCTGCCTGCCAGTACGCGTGCTGAAATCCGCTGCCATCTGGTCGAGGATGTGAACGAGGCCCTGAGGGAAGCCATTCCTTCCCTGCTCCTCAGGCCCGCTACTGAACGCTGA
- a CDS encoding Do family serine endopeptidase, with amino-acid sequence MLLTLRLALLNGFLLLLLGSCNRVPESQPAANPPPAAVPAPAISPETASLNALETLSRGVSTVASKVNQGVVLISTARTVRGTPFEAVDLFEFLFGPNAGRRPRTPQEAPPMKQEGLGSGFVINLEQGLIMTSNHVVESADEINVKLPNGRKYPAKVLGRDARTDIALVKINAPDLAKENLAALAFADSSQAKVGDFVVALGAPFGLEASVSFGVISAIGRGNLNITELGDFIQTDAAINPGNSGGPLVNIAGQVVGVNTAIFSNSGAYNGIGFAVPSNLARRIADELIKSGKVERGYLGVQLQPLDPGLLDAMKVPVGTEGALVAHVADNSPARAADIQVGDIITRVNETVIRTAADLMNTVGLMLPGSKIKVTLLRNGSSRDVEVQLGTYPDEAAPAGSPNTPTQPVPRLDNVFGLSLLPMNEGLARQYGLASRTGLIIQSVQPGSAGDQAGLHAGDVILAVNNQAISKPKEFLDLTKNQDRVLLRVEREGSFFFVPLERSKGQS; translated from the coding sequence ATGCTGTTAACTTTACGCCTCGCGCTGCTGAATGGTTTTTTGCTGCTTTTGCTCGGATCCTGCAATCGTGTGCCCGAATCCCAGCCGGCTGCCAACCCGCCGCCAGCCGCGGTTCCGGCCCCGGCGATTTCCCCTGAAACGGCCTCGCTCAATGCACTTGAAACACTATCACGCGGCGTATCCACTGTGGCCAGCAAGGTCAACCAGGGCGTGGTCCTGATCTCGACCGCGCGCACGGTCCGCGGCACTCCCTTTGAAGCGGTCGACCTGTTCGAATTTCTGTTTGGCCCCAATGCCGGGCGTCGTCCGCGAACGCCGCAGGAAGCGCCGCCGATGAAGCAGGAAGGGCTGGGCTCGGGTTTTGTGATCAATCTGGAGCAGGGTTTGATCATGACCAGCAATCATGTGGTCGAGAGTGCCGATGAAATCAATGTCAAACTTCCAAACGGTCGCAAATATCCGGCCAAGGTCCTGGGACGTGATGCGCGTACGGATATCGCCCTTGTGAAGATCAATGCGCCTGATCTGGCCAAGGAAAACCTTGCGGCCCTCGCCTTTGCTGATTCGTCGCAGGCCAAGGTCGGGGACTTCGTCGTGGCGCTCGGCGCGCCTTTTGGTTTGGAAGCCAGCGTTTCCTTCGGAGTGATTTCCGCCATCGGCCGTGGCAATCTCAATATCACCGAGCTGGGTGACTTCATTCAAACGGATGCAGCGATCAATCCTGGCAATAGCGGTGGTCCTTTGGTGAACATCGCCGGCCAGGTGGTTGGCGTGAATACCGCGATCTTCTCGAACTCCGGTGCCTATAACGGCATCGGCTTCGCCGTTCCTTCCAACCTGGCCCGACGCATCGCGGATGAGCTGATCAAGTCGGGAAAAGTGGAGCGTGGTTACCTCGGTGTGCAGCTCCAGCCTTTGGATCCTGGGCTTTTGGATGCGATGAAAGTTCCGGTCGGCACAGAAGGAGCTTTGGTCGCTCATGTCGCGGATAATAGTCCCGCGCGCGCTGCGGACATTCAGGTGGGAGATATTATCACGCGTGTCAATGAAACAGTTATTCGCACGGCAGCGGATCTTATGAATACTGTGGGATTGATGCTGCCGGGCTCGAAGATCAAAGTCACTCTCCTTCGTAACGGCTCGAGTCGGGACGTGGAGGTTCAGCTGGGAACCTATCCTGATGAGGCGGCACCAGCGGGAAGCCCGAACACTCCGACTCAGCCGGTTCCTCGATTGGATAATGTCTTTGGTCTGAGTCTTTTGCCGATGAACGAAGGCCTTGCAAGGCAGTATGGGCTCGCGAGTCGCACAGGCCTGATCATTCAGTCCGTGCAGCCAGGATCAGCCGGTGACCAGGCTGGTTTGCATGCGGGTGATGTCATCCTCGCCGTTAATAACCAGGCGATCAGCAAGCCCAAGGAATTCCTTGATCTCACCAAAAATCAGGATCGTGTGCTGCTGCGCGTCGAGCGCGAGGGCTCTTTCTTTTTCGTACCGCTCGAGCGCTCCAAAGGACAGAGTTGA
- a CDS encoding metallophosphoesterase family protein, with protein MRYFQKFLNVCSLLLLATCGTSQRSTPDQLPDGAAYYFSIFGDSRDGNDIYSVLQNRSVMVGRPLAAIHLGDMISTPKSSEQWPSFVSLTETYFENQRFYPVIGNHDVEDARSYDLFMATFPQLDTPGYEVEKIGDCFCIILNSEDLEVRPGVIGPTQMAWLETQLSSESAQNAPFRIVFVHRPPFPQHHHKDKPLQPTDELHELFKKYKVAAVFAGHEHSYARIEKDGIFYVVSGGAGSPLHADAGLDAAFYHYVQVSYLKPALQVRTIDHMGKVRDDFTIQLSTPSAPRAERIHESRSGL; from the coding sequence ATGCGCTATTTTCAGAAATTTCTTAATGTATGCAGCCTCCTGCTCCTGGCCACCTGCGGCACATCGCAAAGGTCGACCCCGGATCAACTGCCCGACGGCGCTGCATACTACTTCAGCATCTTCGGGGACAGCCGGGACGGGAATGATATCTATTCCGTGCTGCAGAATCGCTCCGTGATGGTGGGGCGGCCTCTGGCTGCGATTCATCTCGGCGACATGATTTCCACTCCGAAAAGTTCGGAGCAGTGGCCGTCCTTTGTCTCGCTCACGGAAACGTATTTTGAAAACCAGCGCTTTTATCCTGTCATCGGCAATCACGATGTCGAGGACGCGCGGAGCTACGACCTTTTCATGGCGACCTTCCCTCAGCTCGATACGCCCGGGTATGAAGTGGAAAAGATCGGCGACTGCTTCTGCATTATCCTGAATTCAGAGGATCTCGAAGTGCGTCCCGGCGTGATCGGCCCGACTCAGATGGCCTGGTTGGAAACGCAGCTGAGTTCCGAGTCGGCGCAAAACGCCCCTTTTCGCATCGTCTTCGTGCATCGTCCGCCTTTCCCTCAGCATCATCATAAAGACAAGCCTCTGCAGCCGACCGACGAGCTTCATGAACTCTTTAAAAAGTATAAGGTCGCAGCCGTGTTCGCCGGTCATGAGCACAGCTATGCGCGCATCGAAAAGGACGGCATCTTCTACGTCGTAAGCGGAGGCGCAGGCTCGCCCCTGCATGCCGATGCGGGGCTGGATGCCGCCTTCTATCATTATGTTCAGGTTTCCTATCTTAAGCCGGCTTTGCAGGTGCGAACGATCGATCATATGGGAAAGGTACGCGATGACTTTACGATTCAACTTTCAACACCTTCTGCTCCTCGTGCTGAGCGGATTCACGAATCACGCTCTGGCCTATGA
- a CDS encoding secondary thiamine-phosphate synthase enzyme YjbQ, with the protein MEWKQSTVTIESSGGKSILITDQIIAACPDLRTIQVGILHLFLRHTSASLTINENADADVRRDLDMALHHIVPDRLNFRHTMEGRDDMPAHVKSSLMGVSLQIPVSEGRLMLGTWQGIYLCEHRSLGHSREIVCTLYGQT; encoded by the coding sequence ATGGAATGGAAACAAAGCACAGTAACCATTGAATCAAGCGGCGGAAAGAGCATCCTGATCACCGATCAAATCATCGCCGCGTGCCCGGATCTTCGGACGATTCAGGTGGGTATCCTTCACCTTTTTTTGCGTCACACCTCGGCATCATTAACCATCAATGAGAATGCCGATGCGGATGTCCGGCGTGATCTTGATATGGCGCTCCATCATATTGTGCCCGATCGTTTGAATTTCCGCCACACGATGGAAGGTCGCGATGATATGCCGGCGCACGTGAAATCGTCCTTGATGGGCGTGAGTTTGCAAATTCCGGTGAGCGAGGGACGCTTGATGCTGGGAACCTGGCAGGGCATTTATCTCTGTGAGCATCGGAGTCTGGGCCATAGTCGTGAAATCGTATGCACGCTCTATGGCCAGACCTGA